The DNA segment CGAAACGGATCCAGGTGGAGACGGCGTCTTGGAAATTACGCTGAATCGACCGGCGGCGCGAAACGCACTCACCTCCCCTGGGCTCGAAGCGCTCGCGTCGGCGGTCGAGACCGCAGACGAGCGCGACGACGTGACCGTGATCGGTCTCCGCGGAGGGGGCGAGGCCTTCTGCGCCGGTGCGGACCTCGACGCTGTAGCCGACCTCGACCGCGAGTCGGGCAACGCGTTCGCCCGCCTGGGCCAGCGCGTCGCGAGGACGATCGAATCGAGCGAGACGCCCGTCGTCGCCGCGATCGACGGTCCAGCGATGGGCGGCGGCCTGGAGCTCGCGCTGGCCTGCGACCTCCGGGTTGCGACGCCGCGGTCGACCTTCGGCGAACCTGGCGTCACGTTCGGCCTCTTCGGCGCGTGGGGTGGGACCGTCCGACTTCCCCGCATCGTGGGCGAGGGCACAGCGCTCGATCTCGCGCTCTCCGGGCGGACGATCGACGCCGAGACGGCACTCGACGTGGGTCTGATCAGTCGTATCGTCACCGACCCGGAATCGGTCGCGACGGAAGTGGCCGGGAATCCGACCGAGACGGTGGCGGTGCTCGCCGACCGGATCCGGGACCGCGACGAACTCACGTCGCAGGAGCGTCGGGAGGCGACCGCGTTCGGCGAGTGCGTCGAGCGTCACCGAGACGACCTTCGGGCACTTCGCGAGGAGTGACGTGGGGCGCGCGATGTGACGGTTCCGTGGCCGTCCGTGCGAGCCCGGCTGCCCGGCTCACTCGATGGGATCCGGAGCCGGCGGCGGGTTTCGCTTGTGTTCGCTCGCCTCGTAGAGCGCGCGGACGTGCGCGACGGTCTCTTCGTCGACGCCGAGTTCGCGCGCGGTCGCCGCGACCGAGAGCGGGCCGTCGACGTGAGTCGCGAGGATCGCGTCGAGCGTGTCGTAGTCCATCCCGAGTTCCGCCTCGTCGGTCTGGTCGGCCCACAGTTCGGCCGTCGGCGTCTTCTCGACCAGGTCGTCCGGAACGCCGACGTGGCGGGCGAGCTGGCGAACCTGGGCCTTGTAGAGGGTCCCGATCGGGTGGCAGTCGACGGCACCGTCGCCGTACTTGGTGAAGTAGCCCACTGCCGCCTCGCTGCGGTTGCCGGTTCCGAGTACCAGGCGGTCTTCGTGATTGGCCACGAGGTAGTTGAACACCGCTCGAACGCGAGCGCGGGCGTTTCCGACAGCACGGTGGTCGCCCTCGGCCTCGGGGTAGGCCGACAGCAGCGCGTCGACGACCGGTTCGACCTCAATGACGTCGTAGGATATCCCCAGGTCCTGGGCGACGCGCTCGGCGTCGCTCATGTGTTCGTCGGCACTGACCACCGCGGGCAGGACCAGGCCGTGGACGTGCTCAGATCCCAGGGCGTCCGTCGCGAGGTACGCAGTCAGTGTACTGTCGATACCGCCGGACAGGCCGAGGACGGCGTCGTCGACGCCTGCGGCGTCCACCTGGTCGCGGACGAACCCGACGATGTGCGTCCGGCGCGTCGCGAGTTCGTCTGCCGAGAATCGAAGGTCGAGCATGTCACGTCGTTTGCCGTCGCCGACCAAATAGCCTCCGTCAGCTCGATATTCGTGGACGTACGTC comes from the Halovivax cerinus genome and includes:
- a CDS encoding NAD+ synthase, giving the protein MLDLRFSADELATRRTHIVGFVRDQVDAAGVDDAVLGLSGGIDSTLTAYLATDALGSEHVHGLVLPAVVSADEHMSDAERVAQDLGISYDVIEVEPVVDALLSAYPEAEGDHRAVGNARARVRAVFNYLVANHEDRLVLGTGNRSEAAVGYFTKYGDGAVDCHPIGTLYKAQVRQLARHVGVPDDLVEKTPTAELWADQTDEAELGMDYDTLDAILATHVDGPLSVAATARELGVDEETVAHVRALYEASEHKRNPPPAPDPIE
- a CDS encoding enoyl-CoA hydratase/isomerase family protein, with translation MIETDPGGDGVLEITLNRPAARNALTSPGLEALASAVETADERDDVTVIGLRGGGEAFCAGADLDAVADLDRESGNAFARLGQRVARTIESSETPVVAAIDGPAMGGGLELALACDLRVATPRSTFGEPGVTFGLFGAWGGTVRLPRIVGEGTALDLALSGRTIDAETALDVGLISRIVTDPESVATEVAGNPTETVAVLADRIRDRDELTSQERREATAFGECVERHRDDLRALREE